Genomic segment of Candidatus Neomarinimicrobiota bacterium:
TTCCGCAATTCGTACAGACAAGATGTTCGTGATGCTTCTGAGCGAGAGTATTCTCGAAATGCACCTGACTCGTTCCCACATTCACTTTTGAGACGAATCCGTTCTCAACCAGCATATCCAACGTCCTGTAAACAGTGGCTCTTGATACCCTTTTCTTCTCATTACGCATCCGAAAGTAAATCTCGTCTGCGTCAAAATGTTCCGAAGAGCTGTAAACTTCTTTGAAAATGGAAAGCCGCTCCGGTGTGCATTTCATACCGTTGGTGTGGAGCGTGTCCTTGAATTTTTCTATTAACCGTTTATCCATTTCCTTACCAAATGTAATTGAAACTCAATCTCAATTAGAAACTACACAGACAAATGCAACCATGCAAGGAAAATTATCTACCCTTCTGAGATTTTTCCACTCGTATTAGGGCTTGTGATACTCGTTAAGTCAACGCGCCTGAAATAAAGTTTAATACAGGTTCTGTTTTCTCTTTGAGATTTTTTCTATTTTTTACACCAAATAGATTATTTAATTCTTTTTCCATTTTATTTCTTATATCCACATTCATTAAATGTTCTTCAATTTTTTCAGTAGTATTGTTATTGATGTCTGCACCCATTTGCATATCTTCTTGCTTGAGATCACTTAATATGTACTTCAATTCAGCACGATAATTAGATTCGAAGAACATTAAAAAACCGAGCTGTTTAAGGCTGAAATTACCAATGCCACCTATTCTTTGTTCCAACGCGATATAAGACATTAATTTAA
This window contains:
- a CDS encoding transcriptional repressor, which produces MDKRLIEKFKDTLHTNGMKCTPERLSIFKEVYSSSEHFDADEIYFRMRNEKKRVSRATVYRTLDMLVENGFVSKVNVGTSQVHFENTLAQKHHEHLVCTNCGKIIEFNNNIIEQQQDKVCKEYGFMPTKHNLIIFGLCDKCQLRKG